The Suncus etruscus isolate mSunEtr1 chromosome 14, mSunEtr1.pri.cur, whole genome shotgun sequence genome contains a region encoding:
- the LARP7 gene encoding la-related protein 7 produces the protein METENGNQGQATEEEKSKKKEVEKKKRSRVKQVLADIAKQVDFWFGDANLHKDRFLREQIEKSRDGYVDISLLVSFNKMKKLTTDGKLIARALKSSTVVELDLEGTRIRRKKPLGERPKDEDERTVYVELLPKNVNHSWIEKVFGKCGNVVYVSIPHYKSTGDPKGFAFVEFETKEQAAKAIEFLNNPPEEAPRKPGIFPKTVKSKPIPSLRVAEEKKKKKKKKGRIKKEDNTQAKDSNMDVDVSKENICKVRRSRTTSEGSEVEAPEPQKAKKKKKREKAEASSFPSVRTSKRKRSNSEDTELTPRSKVKKMALKDDIKKETSEVSKESKDLEVSTEEEKDTGDMKDALMLKTKRKHKKKHKERHKMGEEVIPLRVLSKSEWMDLKKEYLALQKASMASLKKTISQIKLDSEMETEHGVSVKSEMKNEKVANSEERGPQEKVHAPGPQFVSGVIVKILSTEPLPGRKLIRDTLAAVSEVVYVDLLEGDTECHARFKTPEDAQAMISVHEEMKKKHGWNLEILSGDHEQRYWQKILVDRQAKLNQPREKKRGTEKLITKAEKIRLEKSQQASKHIRFSQYD, from the exons ATGGAAACTGAAAATGGGAATCAAGGGCAGGCAACAGAAGAggaaaagagtaagaaaaaagaagtagaaaaaaagaagagatctaGAGTTAAACAAGTGCTTGCAGATATTGCAAAGCAAGTGGACTTCTGGTTTGGTGATGCAAATCTTCACAAGGATCGATTTCTTCGGgaacaaatagaaaaatctaGAGATGGAT ATGTTGATATATCACTTCTCGtatcttttaataaaatgaaaaaactgaCCACAGATGGGAAATTGATAGCTAGAGCACTGAAAAGTTCAACTGTTGTAGAG TTGGATTTGGAAGGCACTAGAATCAGGAGGAAAAAACCTCTGGGGGAGAGACCCAAGGATGAGGATGAGCGGACAGTGTACGTG GAATTACTTCCAAAAAATGTTAACCACAGCTGGATTGAAAAAGTGTTTGGAAAATGTGGCAATGTCGTCTACGTGAGTATTCCACATTATAAGTCAACAGGAGATCCGAAGGGATTTGCCTTTGTGGAATTTGAAACAAAAGAACAAGCTGCAAAAGCTATTGAG TTTCTTAACAATCCGCCGGAGGAAGCTCCAAGAAAACCTGGTATATTCCCTAAAACTGTGAAAAGTAAGCCGATTCCAAGCCTCAGAGTAGCAG aagaaaagaaaaagaagaagaagaagaaaggccgAATTAAGAAGGAAGACAACACGCAGGCCAAAGATTCAAATATGGACGTGGATGTAAGTAAAGAGAACATCTGTAAAGTAAGAAGATCTAGGACCACATCTGAAGGTTCTGAAGTAGAGGCACCTGAACcgcaaaaggcaaagaaaaagaaaaagcggGAGAAAGCTGAAGCATCCAGCTTCCCTTCTGTCAGAACCAGCAAGAGGAAGAGAAGCAACTCTGAAGATACAGAACTGACTCCCAGGTCCAAGGTCAAGAAGATGGCTCTTAAAGATGACATTAAGAAGGAGACCTCTGAAGTCTCCAAAGAAAGCAAAG ATTTAGAAGTTTCCACAGAAGAGGAGAAGGATACAGGAGATATGAAAGATGCATTAATgttgaaaacaaaaaggaagcatAAGAAGAAACATAAAGAGAGACATAAAATGGGAGAAGAGGTCATTCCGCTGCGAGTGCTGTCCAA GAGTGAATGGatggatttaaaaaaagagtatttaGCACTGCAGAAAGCCAGCATGGcttctttaaagaaaacaatatcaCAAATAAAATTGGATTCAGAAATGGAAACAGAGCATGGAGTTTCTGTTAAGTCTGAAATGAAGAATGAAAAAG TAGCTAACAGTGAAGAACGTGGCCCCCAAGAGAAGGTTCATGCTCCAGGACCCCAGTTTGTGAGTGGAGTGATTGTGAAGATTCTTAGTACTGAGCCTCTTCCTGGCAGGAAGCTTATCAGG GATACTTTGGCAGCTGTCTCAGAAGTGGTATATGTGGATTTGCTGGAAGGAGACACAGAATGTCATGCTCGATTTAAGACCCCTGAGGATGCTCAAGCAATGATAAGCGTGCACGAAGAGATGAAAAAGAAGCATGGCTGGAATCTTGAGATCCTTTCAG GTGATCATGAACAGCGCTATTGGCAGAAGATCCTGGTAGATAGGCAAGCCAAACTGAATCAGCCTCGGGAGAAAAAGAGAGGCACAGAGAAG